The genomic stretch CCGGCAAACACCCTGAATCACTCAAAACGCGAGAAGATAACCCACTTTGGAATGTGATTCAGCGCGAATTAAAATAATTAGACAATGAGTAATTTGGCGTGGGTACATCTCTCTTCGCTTCAGTGCGGGCTTTTAGGCCCTGTTTCACAGGCGCTCACAGAGTTGCCCCCACGCCAAATTACGTAGAGATTATTGAGCTGCTTTTAGTCAAACTTGGGTGGAGTGGGTTTGTAGGGCGCAGGCATATTTGCTAAAGCGTGAATTTCTTTATACCAGTTGGGAAACAATTTTTTTGCGTCCAGATCGTCTCCGCCCGGTTTTCCATCAGCGCCATCGCTGCGCAACTCTATGACGCCGCTTTCCAATACGCTATATGCGAGAGGGCGTCCCCACGGGTCTTTGAAGAAGTCTGGATTATCAATATAAGGGCCGCGCCAGATTCCCGTGCCTTCGAGAATTTCCGGCTCTGCGATCAGGGCGTCAAGTCCATTTTGGGTAGAGGGGTATTTGCCAACATGAATACGGTAAATCTCAGACGCTGCCAGAATCAGCATCATCTGCATTTTGAAATCAACTTCCTGCCCGGCGACAACAATTCGGTGCGATTGCACCGCAGGTGAATCCGAAGGCCCGCCGCAAGCCAAGGCAAGAGCGATAATCACGGGGAAGAGGAAAACGACGGCTAAAGGGCGCATTTGGCGTCTCGTTAGGAATTGGCAATCGGCAAAGAGCCTAGGCTAGTATCTTTATCACGGCGCGCTTCGTTCACAATCTTTTCAAGCTCACGGTCCGCTTCCTGGCTCATGCCGCTGCGAATCAACGATAACGCGCGAGACGACACCATCCGTTCGAGAATTTTGGCCCGCTGCTGTGGATTGGTAAATTCATTCAATACCATAGGGCGATATTTAGCCATCATTTCTAAAAACGAACCGTATTCGTCGCCATACACCATTTCTAATTCCTGACGGATACTGGCCGCCAGCGAAGGGCTGAGACCGCAGGTTGAAATTGCGATGGTGAGCGGGCCGCGCTCGACCACGGTTGGATTGATAAAATCACTTTCATCCGGGCCGTCTACCACGTTAACGAGTATATTTTGTTCACGGCAGAGGGCGCCGATTTTTTGATTGAGTTCACGTTTATCGGTTGCGGCGACAGCGAGAAATGCGCCGTCCAGATCGCTGTCTTCAAAATCACGCTGCACCCAGGTGATTTCTTTTTGAAACGCCATGTATTCTAACACCGGGTCGAGTTTGGGGCTGATGACAGTCAATACGGCGCCGCAATCACTGAGCGAAGCCGCTTTGCGACGCGCAACATCACCGCCGCCGACCACGACGCATTTGCGGTCTTTCACATTCATGCAGACAGTGTAGTACGACGTATATTGAGACTCGTTCTCACTCATTCAAACCGCTCCTTAACAACACACCCAATTCAATCAGGAATATCGCATACTCAAGCCTACCATTGCTATCGCAAAAATCAATTATTCATTACTTGTTTGATGCGCTAGAGGCAATGGCGTTTTTCAACTCGATCAAGTTTTCGTTCCACGGCAGTTCTTCTTGTGTTCCTTCTTTCAGGTTTTTCAAGACCACTTTGCCTGCATCCAATTCTTCGTCACCAATAATTATGGCAAAACGAGCCCCGAGTTTGTCTGCGGCCTGAAACTGCTTACGAAAACTTTTTCCGGTCAGGTCGCGTTCGCAGCGTACGCCATCGTCGCGCAGGTTGAGCATCACTTCATGCGCTTTCAAGGATGCTCTATCTCCCATCGCAATAATGAACACATCCACGCCGGAAGTGAGCGCAATTTCTTTACCCGTTTCTTTCAAGATCAACACCAAACGCTCCATGCCCGCGCCGAAGCCGATTCCGGGCGTCGCGGGGCCGCCCAGTTGTTCGACTAGCCCGTCATAGCGCCCGCCGCCCATCAACACGCCTTGCGACCCCAGCGGCGCATAACTCATCTCAAACGCCGTCTTGGTGTAATAATCGAGGCCGCGCACCAACTTGGGTTCGACTTGATAGGGAACCTTGTACGCATCCAACCCTGCGCACAGCGCTTCGAAGTGCGACTTTGAGTCGTCATCCAGATGGTCGATTAATTTGGGCGCCTCTTTGAGTATTTTCTGGCAACTCTCGCTCTTACAATCGAACATGCGCATCGGGTTGGTTTCGGCTCGGCGGTTGCAATCGCCGCACATGTCCGCCATGTAAGGCTTCATGTATTCGAGTAACTTGTCCCGATACGGCGCCCGGCAAGCGGGCGTTCCAACGGAATTAATTTTCAGGTTGAGTTCGTCCAAGCCCAGGCTTTGGTAAAAGCGGTGCAGCATCAGCAGCAGTTCCAGGTCGATGTCCGGCCCTGGAGCGCCAAACACTTCGCAGCCGTATTGTACGTGCTGGCGAAAGCGGCCCTTCTGTTTGCGCTCATAGCGAAACATTTGGGCGAAGTACCACAATTTGACCGCGCCGGGCGTCTTTTGAATCAGCCCGTTTTCGATCAAGGCGCGTACAACGCCTGCGGTGCCTTCGGGTCGCAGAGTCAGACTGCGGTCGCCGCGATCCATGAAGGTGTACATCTCCTTGGAGACGATATCGCTTGACTCGCCCACGCCGCGCGCGAACAGTTCGGTATATTCAAACATCGGCGTGCGAATTTCGCCGTAGTTGTACACCCGAAACATCTCGCGGATGCGTTCTTCAAGCGCCTGCCACAAAGCGGCGCCTTCGGGCAGCAGATCGTAAGTTCCAATGGGTTTTTGTATTTTCATAATTTGATAATTTCAGTTAAATTAATTTTGAGCATTTTCCAACGGCGGATGATACTTTGTCGAACTTGAATCAACAACGCCAGTCACCTAGTTAGTTTAGCCAAATTGACAAGCATTACTCAGGGCAGGGATTGACGGTTTCGCAAGACATCGTCAATATCTTTAAGTAAATCTATAGCATGTAGGCGGGAACCGGGTGAGTAACGACGTTTCTTTCAAAGCCGATAACGACGTATTATTAACGGTCGATAATTTAGTCAAGCATTTTCCGATTCGCAAAGGCGTGTTGGGACGCGTTGTCAATCAAGTGAAAGCCGTTGACGGCGTGACCTTCTCAATCAAAAAAGGCGAAACGCTTGGGCTGGCGGGCGAGAGCGGCTGCGGAAAAACCACCGTGGGCCGCGTCATCCTGCGGTTACTCGACGGCGCCCAGGGCGATGTGCGGTTTTCAGACTCGCCCAACATTCTTGATCTGAACCAACGCGAGATGCGGGCCTATCGGAAACGAATGCAGATCATCTTTCAAGACCCGTATTCATCGCTGAACCCCCGTCTCACCGTTGGCAGCACTCTCGCCGAACCGCTGAAAATCTTCAAACTCTATCCTGACAGAAATAAACGCCGTCAGCGTTGCATTGAGTTACTGCAATCCGTTGGTTTAGGTGAAGAACACCTGAGCCGCTATCCGCATGAGTTTTCGGGCGGGCAACGGCAGCGCATCGGCATCGCGCGGGCGCTCTCGGTAGAGCCGGAAATCATCATCGCTGATGAACCGGTGTCTGCGCTGGACGTTTCGATCCAGGCGCAGATCGTCAATCTGATGATGGAGTTGAAGGAACAATTCGGACTCAGCTACTTATTCATCGCACACGATCTTTCCGTCGTCCGGCACATCAGCGACCGGGTGGCGATTATGTATTTGGGGCGCATTGTCGAACTGTCGCCGTCAAAGACGCTGTTCGCCGTGCCCAAACACCCCTACACCCGCGCCTTGTTAGAAGCGATTCCCATCGCCGACCCCAAGGCAAAAAAAGAACGCCGCTTACTCGAAGGCGATGTGCCCAATCCCATCGATCCGCCTTCGGGATGCACGTTCCATACGCGCTGCCTCTATCGCTTCGACCCATGCGACAAACATCGCCCCGAATTGATGCAAGTAGGCGATTCGACCGTTGCGTGTCATTTGTACGATCCGAACCACAGCCAGAATATCCCCAATACGATACTCGACGTGGAGCCGCCTGGAGAGAAGCATCATCTGGTGAGTTAAGATTACCCAATCAAAGCCCCTCTTTTATAAGGGGGGTGGCGCGAACGCGCCGGGGGGATTTCAAAAGAGCATTATCTCAAGGGCTGTCGTCGCTTCGCGCCGCCTTGCCCTTGCCACCCACCCAATTCAAACTTGCGATCATTACATTCCTTCTTGCATTTTTTCTGTCGTCAGTTTATAGCGAAGAGGTTTACGAGCCATTTTATTATCCCGTCCGCGACGATTTTTCAACGCAATATTTGGACTACGCCAGAGACATCAATCTGCGCGTCTATGAACTGCGTTTCATTTATGACTGGAGCACAAGAGAAGAACAAAAAACGTTCTTTGAAGATCGAATCCATGAAATAACCAATACTCTAGAAAACAGAAACTTCTTTCGTGAAAATGAAATTATTAAATTAAGCGCGTTGTGTTATCTCGCTTTAGAAAAAGGCGATATTTCACCGGTTGGATTACTACGCGAACATCTAATGTTGAGTTTGAATAATAATCCATATCAATTTTATGGAGGTTTTCGGAATAAATTTGAAAAAAGACCAGACAGAAAACTTATTGATTTTCCTGTTTTATATCTTGCTTTACACAACGGCGAACCGGCCTTGCCTGAATTGAGACAGATTGTTTATGATGAGAGCCTACCTTTTCGAGATAGAGCATTGGCGTATCTGCTGATCCACCAGATCAAGCCGTTATATAGAATGTCAGTCTATGCAGAGTTCCGGTCCGGCTTGGCCGAAGAACAGCAGATGTATTTCGACCGTCTACATTGGTTTCTTGATATTGAACCCTGGAAAATTAACGATGTGTTTAAGCCCTGGCACCCACGCCTACTTGAGCAGCGCAAGATAAGGGCTATGAATTAATGATTCGGCGGGCAATCGACAGTAGGTGTCATTGCGAGCGAAGCGAAGCAATCTCGTTCTGGAAAAAGTAGATTGCTTCGGTCGTTTTACTCCCTCGCAATGACACTCATTTCTAATCCACTTCTAACAACAACGGATAAAACTGGCCGCTCATGGGTTCGCCCTTGGGGATGGCGTCGGCGCCGTCGAGCAGCGGTTCGCCGTGATCGCAGAGGGTGCCGTCTCTGAATGTGTTGATGACCGTGGCGCGGCGTGGACGCTCGC from Candidatus Hinthialibacter antarcticus encodes the following:
- a CDS encoding type II secretion system protein GspG gives rise to the protein MRPLAVVFLFPVIIALALACGGPSDSPAVQSHRIVVAGQEVDFKMQMMLILAASEIYRIHVGKYPSTQNGLDALIAEPEILEGTGIWRGPYIDNPDFFKDPWGRPLAYSVLESGVIELRSDGADGKPGGDDLDAKKLFPNWYKEIHALANMPAPYKPTPPKFD
- a CDS encoding bifunctional precorrin-2 dehydrogenase/sirohydrochlorin ferrochelatase — its product is MSENESQYTSYYTVCMNVKDRKCVVVGGGDVARRKAASLSDCGAVLTVISPKLDPVLEYMAFQKEITWVQRDFEDSDLDGAFLAVAATDKRELNQKIGALCREQNILVNVVDGPDESDFINPTVVERGPLTIAISTCGLSPSLAASIRQELEMVYGDEYGSFLEMMAKYRPMVLNEFTNPQQRAKILERMVSSRALSLIRSGMSQEADRELEKIVNEARRDKDTSLGSLPIANS
- the hisS gene encoding histidine--tRNA ligase; the protein is MKIQKPIGTYDLLPEGAALWQALEERIREMFRVYNYGEIRTPMFEYTELFARGVGESSDIVSKEMYTFMDRGDRSLTLRPEGTAGVVRALIENGLIQKTPGAVKLWYFAQMFRYERKQKGRFRQHVQYGCEVFGAPGPDIDLELLLMLHRFYQSLGLDELNLKINSVGTPACRAPYRDKLLEYMKPYMADMCGDCNRRAETNPMRMFDCKSESCQKILKEAPKLIDHLDDDSKSHFEALCAGLDAYKVPYQVEPKLVRGLDYYTKTAFEMSYAPLGSQGVLMGGGRYDGLVEQLGGPATPGIGFGAGMERLVLILKETGKEIALTSGVDVFIIAMGDRASLKAHEVMLNLRDDGVRCERDLTGKSFRKQFQAADKLGARFAIIIGDEELDAGKVVLKNLKEGTQEELPWNENLIELKNAIASSASNK
- a CDS encoding dipeptide ABC transporter ATP-binding protein, translated to MSNDVSFKADNDVLLTVDNLVKHFPIRKGVLGRVVNQVKAVDGVTFSIKKGETLGLAGESGCGKTTVGRVILRLLDGAQGDVRFSDSPNILDLNQREMRAYRKRMQIIFQDPYSSLNPRLTVGSTLAEPLKIFKLYPDRNKRRQRCIELLQSVGLGEEHLSRYPHEFSGGQRQRIGIARALSVEPEIIIADEPVSALDVSIQAQIVNLMMELKEQFGLSYLFIAHDLSVVRHISDRVAIMYLGRIVELSPSKTLFAVPKHPYTRALLEAIPIADPKAKKERRLLEGDVPNPIDPPSGCTFHTRCLYRFDPCDKHRPELMQVGDSTVACHLYDPNHSQNIPNTILDVEPPGEKHHLVS